From Echinicola soli, a single genomic window includes:
- a CDS encoding DUF6929 family protein: MNQLTVLLLIATILVAQACTESDMEITVLEKTKTDKIPSGSGIVKSGDVYHIIGDDSPFLFSLNSDFQIISKTPLVDSLHSAGGRIPKSEKPDFEALEMIGQNEMVAFGSGSKSPQRDIFIRALLKDSLLIEKYQITDFYNKLRKLPILHDAELNIEAAAFHNKRIYLFNRKKNLVLQFEYTRLLNYLRGEASFPQPEITAFSLPKINGIEAGFSGAASLKGEAKIIFTASVEDTDNAYNDGEILGSFIGMIDISDNKISESFDYCKIPNEGEHLKVESISVEKEISPGRTEVVLITDDDKGNSVLLKGRLRW, from the coding sequence TTGAATCAATTAACAGTATTGCTACTAATAGCAACAATCTTGGTTGCACAAGCTTGTACCGAAAGTGATATGGAAATTACCGTTTTGGAGAAAACGAAAACAGATAAAATCCCCAGTGGATCTGGAATCGTGAAATCCGGCGATGTTTATCATATTATTGGAGATGATTCCCCTTTTTTATTTTCCTTAAACAGTGATTTTCAAATTATCTCCAAAACACCATTGGTTGACAGCCTGCATTCTGCAGGCGGTAGAATACCCAAATCTGAAAAACCGGACTTTGAGGCATTGGAAATGATCGGGCAAAATGAGATGGTTGCTTTCGGTTCCGGTTCTAAATCGCCGCAAAGAGATATTTTTATCCGTGCTTTGTTGAAAGATTCCTTGCTCATTGAAAAGTATCAAATTACTGATTTTTACAACAAACTGCGAAAGCTCCCGATATTGCATGATGCTGAGTTGAATATTGAAGCGGCGGCGTTTCACAACAAACGCATTTATCTTTTTAATCGAAAAAAAAACCTGGTTTTACAGTTTGAATATACAAGGCTCTTAAACTATCTAAGAGGTGAAGCATCTTTCCCCCAACCAGAGATCACGGCATTTTCACTGCCGAAGATAAACGGTATAGAAGCGGGTTTTTCGGGAGCCGCGTCATTAAAAGGCGAAGCAAAGATTATTTTTACAGCTTCGGTAGAAGATACGGACAATGCGTACAATGACGGTGAAATTTTGGGCAGTTTTATTGGAATGATCGACATCTCTGATAATAAGATTTCCGAATCTTTTGATTACTGTAAAATCCCTAATGAAGGTGAACATTTAAAAGTTGAATCCATAAGTGTTGAAAAAGAAATTTCACCCGGAAGAACTGAAGTGGTGCTCATTACGGATGACGATAAAGGTAATTCCGTGTTGTTAAAGGGGAGGTTGAGGTGGTAA
- a CDS encoding TlpA family protein disulfide reductase — protein sequence MHGNLSLNQIVLGKPLPDWHLERIFDEQKLPDREEYVGKPLVILFFNLGCPGCLGRAVPFANRLVYEYSDKINVLGIHTIFEGMEYGKQAFEKAKEELYIRFPFYKDFKFNTTYLDYGAGGTPHWIVVDKDGNVTYSIFGSDPNNALLRLSYLIEEMV from the coding sequence ATGCACGGAAATCTAAGTTTAAACCAGATTGTACTGGGCAAGCCTTTACCCGACTGGCACCTGGAAAGAATATTCGATGAACAGAAACTTCCGGATAGGGAGGAATATGTGGGTAAACCTTTGGTTATTTTATTTTTCAATTTAGGCTGCCCCGGCTGTTTAGGCAGGGCAGTTCCTTTTGCCAATCGTCTGGTGTATGAGTATAGCGACAAAATAAATGTGCTGGGCATTCACACCATTTTTGAAGGAATGGAATATGGCAAGCAGGCCTTTGAAAAAGCAAAAGAAGAACTCTATATCCGCTTTCCTTTTTATAAAGATTTTAAGTTCAACACAACTTATTTGGACTACGGTGCAGGTGGCACGCCACATTGGATAGTCGTCGATAAAGACGGCAATGTCACCTATTCCATCTTTGGCTCTGATCCTAACAATGCGCTTTTGAGGTTGAGTTATTTGATTGAGGAGATGGTATAG
- a CDS encoding FeoA family protein: MTTADTIKIGEKAKILKILPSELTLNLMEMGFLPGKHISLLQRAPLKDPMAFRLENTVIALRKSEAQLIEVILEN, translated from the coding sequence ATGACGACGGCAGATACGATTAAAATAGGTGAAAAGGCCAAAATCCTTAAGATTTTGCCAAGTGAGTTGACCTTAAACTTAATGGAAATGGGATTTTTGCCCGGCAAACATATATCCTTGTTGCAGCGGGCACCACTGAAAGATCCGATGGCCTTTAGACTGGAAAATACCGTCATTGCTCTCCGCAAGAGCGAAGCCCAACTCATTGAAGTGATCCTAGAAAACTAA
- a CDS encoding DUF6624 domain-containing protein, producing MDYKDLSETIIGLKNADLELRDKLVRKGQLGKGYSEEMAALHNRNAKLLDEIMDRIGYPTSDKVGKRASEAAWLVIQHSIGQPGFMKRSAKLLESAVREDKADPINLAYLTDRIAVLEGKLQLYGTQFDWDENGEMSPSPIDDMVKVNGRRKSIGLKPLEEQTRIMRRRMESENQLPPTDLEKRERQYDEWRASVGWIK from the coding sequence ATGGATTACAAAGACCTTTCTGAAACCATTATAGGGTTAAAAAACGCAGACTTGGAACTTCGGGACAAGCTTGTTCGGAAGGGACAACTGGGGAAAGGATATAGCGAAGAAATGGCCGCTTTGCACAATAGGAATGCGAAGTTATTGGACGAAATAATGGACCGTATCGGATATCCGACATCAGATAAAGTAGGCAAACGGGCCAGTGAAGCTGCGTGGTTAGTAATTCAACATTCAATCGGACAGCCAGGCTTTATGAAAAGGAGTGCCAAGCTATTAGAAAGTGCAGTTCGTGAAGATAAAGCAGACCCCATAAATTTAGCCTACCTGACTGATCGAATAGCCGTGCTCGAAGGGAAGTTACAGCTTTATGGAACACAGTTTGATTGGGACGAAAATGGGGAAATGAGTCCCAGTCCCATCGACGATATGGTCAAAGTAAATGGCCGGAGGAAATCTATCGGGCTTAAGCCTCTGGAAGAGCAGACCAGGATTATGAGAAGACGGATGGAAAGCGAAAACCAACTTCCCCCAACAGACCTTGAAAAAAGAGAACGACAATACGATGAATGGAGAGCATCAGTTGGTTGGATAAAGTAG
- a CDS encoding GNAT family N-acetyltransferase — MDIIHDKTNKEFVLPLENGTKATVSYILDNASEMRLVHSEVPPALRGQGVGKELVLKTFEKLTEEGYRAKAVCRYVRHVARRDPKWSGIIG, encoded by the coding sequence ATGGACATCATTCACGATAAAACCAATAAAGAATTTGTGCTTCCGTTGGAAAACGGCACAAAAGCAACCGTTAGTTATATTCTGGATAATGCCTCTGAAATGAGACTTGTCCACTCTGAAGTACCTCCTGCACTTAGGGGACAGGGTGTTGGAAAAGAATTGGTGTTGAAGACGTTTGAGAAATTAACCGAAGAAGGTTATCGGGCCAAAGCTGTTTGTAGATACGTTAGGCACGTAGCAAGACGCGACCCGAAATGGAGCGGGATTATTGGGTAG
- a CDS encoding protein adenylyltransferase SelO, producing MKDLFEHNTHPHFSKELPADLVMDNRSRQVYKACFSFVNPLKPSNPSLVHSSKNFADELGVSLNNKAKLVQVMSGATSFNGFESYAMCYGGHQFGNWAGQLGDGRAINIAEVDLKDGINWKFQLKGAGPTPYSRNSDGLAVLRSSVREYLCSEAMHHLGVPTTRALSLVKTGDLVLRDIMYDGNPENEQGAIVCRVSPSFIRFGSFEIFASRQDKENLQKLVDYTIKHHYPQLGENRDKATYLKFFEAVANRTLEMILHWQRVGFVHGVMNTDNMSILGLTIDYGPYGWLEDYSPLWTPNTTDAQNRRYRYGNQPDIALWNLVQLANALYPLIEEVKGFQTILEKFRTDFQARYHQMMCGKLGLFNDQNVPKEYIQKLETLLEQWEIDMTIFFREFSKNITDFDVFWKGLSKSSYLDKEKLETGKKDWAAWFDSFSKYLAQENTSREERVAKMKSINPKYVLRNYMVQLAINDAEKNDYNLLDELYQLLSKPYDEQPEMEKWYAKRPEWARHKVGCSMLSCSS from the coding sequence ATGAAAGATCTTTTTGAACATAATACACATCCCCATTTCTCAAAAGAACTTCCGGCAGACCTGGTGATGGACAATCGGTCGCGACAAGTTTATAAGGCTTGTTTTTCATTCGTTAATCCTTTAAAACCATCCAATCCCAGCTTGGTGCATTCATCTAAAAATTTTGCGGATGAATTGGGCGTTTCGCTAAACAACAAAGCGAAATTGGTACAGGTAATGAGCGGAGCAACTTCTTTTAATGGCTTTGAAAGTTATGCAATGTGTTATGGTGGGCATCAATTTGGAAATTGGGCAGGACAATTGGGCGACGGAAGAGCAATAAATATTGCAGAAGTAGATTTGAAAGACGGTATAAATTGGAAGTTTCAATTAAAAGGTGCCGGTCCAACTCCGTATTCCAGAAATTCTGACGGATTAGCGGTTTTGCGGTCTTCCGTAAGGGAATATTTATGTAGCGAAGCCATGCACCATTTAGGCGTTCCGACCACCAGAGCCTTGTCTTTGGTAAAAACGGGTGACTTGGTATTGCGTGATATTATGTACGACGGAAATCCCGAAAACGAACAAGGAGCTATTGTTTGTCGGGTATCGCCCAGCTTTATCCGCTTTGGTAGTTTTGAAATTTTCGCATCCAGACAAGACAAGGAAAACTTGCAGAAATTGGTCGATTATACCATCAAACACCATTATCCGCAACTTGGAGAAAACCGCGATAAAGCAACCTATTTAAAGTTCTTTGAAGCAGTAGCCAACCGCACCCTCGAAATGATTTTGCATTGGCAACGGGTCGGTTTTGTACACGGCGTGATGAATACCGACAATATGTCGATTCTTGGCTTGACCATTGATTACGGGCCTTACGGCTGGCTGGAAGATTATAGTCCGCTTTGGACGCCCAACACAACGGATGCCCAAAATAGAAGATACCGCTATGGAAATCAGCCCGATATTGCACTTTGGAATTTAGTTCAACTAGCAAATGCTTTGTATCCTTTGATTGAAGAAGTTAAGGGTTTTCAAACCATTCTTGAAAAATTCAGAACCGATTTTCAGGCACGTTATCATCAAATGATGTGTGGTAAATTGGGGCTGTTTAACGACCAAAATGTGCCCAAAGAATACATTCAAAAATTAGAAACCTTATTGGAACAATGGGAAATAGATATGACCATTTTCTTCAGAGAATTTTCTAAAAACATAACTGATTTTGATGTGTTTTGGAAAGGGCTTTCAAAATCGTCCTATCTCGATAAAGAAAAACTCGAAACTGGAAAAAAAGACTGGGCAGCCTGGTTTGATTCATTTTCAAAATATCTCGCACAGGAAAATACCAGCCGCGAAGAAAGAGTCGCAAAGATGAAATCCATCAATCCGAAATATGTTTTGCGCAATTATATGGTGCAATTAGCGATTAACGATGCCGAAAAGAACGATTACAACTTGTTGGACGAACTGTATCAACTATTGTCGAAACCTTATGACGAGCAACCGGAAATGGAAAAATGGTATGCAAAAAGACCCGAATGGGCAAGGCATAAAGTAGGCTGTTCAATGTTGTCGTGCAGCTCTTAG